The following are from one region of the Fusarium verticillioides 7600 chromosome 1, whole genome shotgun sequence genome:
- a CDS encoding uracil-DNA glycosylase: MSTLKRKAGASTGNDSKKPKANGNIASFFGAAPKPTGTGASAPAPAVKFDKAKWVASLKPEQKELLQLEIDTLDESWLAHLKDDLVTKEFLDLKRFLDREISSGRKVFPPRNDIYSWSRHTPFSNVKVVIVGQDPYHNDNQAHGLAFSVRPPTPAPPSLKNMYIALKKDYPAFEPPPNRGGLLTPWADRGVLMLNTCLTVRAHEANSHSNRGWEKLTQRVIDLVAQKRTRGVVFMAWGTPAGKRVQKIDRVKHLVLQSVHPSPLSASRGFFDCNHFRKANDWLVTRYGPEGEIDWALGPGTSTKAPATEADAKEAKSAEKKAEVIEKTKPEVVKKAEEDKENDAFDEDEEALEEALRLAEEEEKEKEK, encoded by the exons ATGTCGACCCTCAAACGTAAAGCAGGCGCCTCGACCGGGAACGATTCGAAGAAGCCTAAGGCTAATGGCAACATTGCCTCATTCTTCGGAGCAGCTCCTAAGCCTACTGGTACTGGTGCTTCTGCCCCCGCACCAGCCGTCAAGTTTGATAAGGCCAAGTGGGTGGCTTCCTTGAAGCCAGAGCAAAAAGAACTCTTGCAGCTCGAAATTGATACTCTTGACGAAAGCTGGCTGGCGCACCTCAAGGATGATCTTGTCACAAAGGAGTTCCTAGACCTTAAGCGATTCCTTGATCGAGAAATCAGCTCTGGGCGCAAGGTGTTCCCACCTAGGAACGATATCTACTCATG GTCCCGTCATACCCCTTTCAGCAATGTCAAGGTTGTCATTGTTGGTCAAGACCCCTATCATAACGACAACCAGGCTCATGGATTGGCATTCTCCGTTCGACCCCCAACTCCTGCACCACCCTCGCTCAAGAACATGTATATTGCGCTGAAGAAAGACTATCCTGCTTTCGAGCCGCCACCAAACCGAGGAGGTCTTCTCACCCCCTGGGCAGACCGTGGTGTTCTCATGTTGAACACCTGCCTTACAGTTCGAGCCCATGAAGCCAACTCGCACTCTAATCGAGGATGGGAGAAGCTCACACAACGAGTGATTGATTTAGTGGCGcaaaagagaacaaggggTGTTGTTTTCATGGCCTGGGGAACACCAGCCGGCAAGCGAGTGCAGAAGATCGATCGAGTCAAACATCTTGTGCTACAGAGTGTCCACCCCAGCCCTCTCAGTGCTTCCAGGGGGTTCTTTGACTGCAATCACTTCAGAAAAGCCAATGACTGGCTAGTTACGCGATATGGCCCTGAAGGAGAGATTGACTGGGCACTTGGACCTGGCACTTCCACGAAAGCTCCAGCGACGGAAGCCGACGCCAAGGAGGCTAAATCTGCTGAGAAAAAGGCCGAGGTAATTGAGAAGACTAAGCCTGAAGTGGTaaagaaggctgaagaggacaaggagaacgaTGCTttcgacgaagatgaggaagctctCGAAGAGGCCCTTCGgttggctgaagaagaggagaaggagaaagaaaagtaG